The following DNA comes from Ornithinimicrobium avium.
GGTCGCTGGCCCGGGCGAGACGGCCCAGCTCGTCGTGCAGCACCTCCAGCTCCTCCCGCAGGTCCGGCTCGACCGGACGCGCGAGGATCAGCTCCACGTAGCCCAGCGAGATCGTCAGCGGCGTCCGCATCTCGTGCGAGGTGAGCCGGGCCAGGCGCACCCGCTGGGCGGAGGACTCCGCGTCGCGCTCGGCGAGCAGGGTGACGGCGTCCAGCGCTGCGTCGCGGCGCTGGACGTGCCAGATCACCAGCGCCGCGAGCAGGAGCATCAGCAGGATCTCGGAGGTCTCCTCCCAGGCGATCACCCCCGTCGCGGCCCGACGGACCAGGATCGCCCCGGTCGCGAGGGTGACCGCCGCCAGGGACACGATCGTGGGCCGCAGCGGCCAGGCCTCGAACCCGTAGGCGAGCGCGAAGCCGATCCAGACCAGGTGGAAGGGCACCACCTCGTCCCCGGGCGCGAGCCACATCCAGACGGTGCAGCCGACGGCGAGCAGCGCCCAGGCAGCGAACAGGCGGGAGCGGACGACGCCGTCGACCTCGTGCACCCCGACCACGTCGGCGACCTCAGGTGCCGGTGAAGCAGTAGCCCACCGAGCGGACCGTCTCCACGCAGACCTCGGGCACCTTCTTGCGCAGGCGGCGGACACACACCTCGACCAGGTTGCTCCCCGGGTCGAAGTCGAGCCCCCACACGTCGTGCAGGAGCTCGGTGCGGGTGCACACGTCGCCCTGCCGGCGGACCAGGTGGGCCAGCAGACCGAACTCACGCTCGCTCAGCACGACCTCGGCGCCGCGGACCCGGGCCAGGCGACGGTCCAGGTCGAGGCGCAGGCCGCCGGACTCCAGGAAGCGCCGGTCGTCGTACACCGGGCGACCGGGGGTGAGCAGGTGCCGGCGCACGCGCGCCACGAGCTCGGCGTTGTGGAACGGCTTGAGGACGAAGTCCACGGCCCCGAGGTCGAGCGCCTGCACCCGGACCGCCACGTCGTCGACCCCGGAGACCATGATCACCGGGGTGGTGATCCCCCTGCGCCGGAGCGAGGAGAGGACCAGCAGGCCGTTCGAGCTCGGCATGACCAGATCGAGGAGCACGAGGTCGACCTCGTGCTCGGCCAGCTGGCGCAGCGCATCGTCACCGTCCCCCGCGACCAGCACGACGTGCCCCTCGGCAGCGAGCACCTTGCGCAGCAGGGTCCGGGTCCGCTCGTGATCGTCCACGACCATCACCGTGCTCATGACCGGGAGATTA
Coding sequences within:
- a CDS encoding response regulator transcription factor, which produces MSTVMVVDDHERTRTLLRKVLAAEGHVVLVAGDGDDALRQLAEHEVDLVLLDLVMPSSNGLLVLSSLRRRGITTPVIMVSGVDDVAVRVQALDLGAVDFVLKPFHNAELVARVRRHLLTPGRPVYDDRRFLESGGLRLDLDRRLARVRGAEVVLSEREFGLLAHLVRRQGDVCTRTELLHDVWGLDFDPGSNLVEVCVRRLRKKVPEVCVETVRSVGYCFTGT